One stretch of Natronobacterium gregoryi SP2 DNA includes these proteins:
- a CDS encoding inorganic phosphate transporter, with translation MISTLLLIGILVAIFVGYNIGGATTGPAFGPAVGADAISKTMAGALMTIFFFVGAWTIGRRVVDTLGRDLVHDPGVFTLEASVAVLFFIGVALFVGNVFGVPASTSMTAVGSIAGLGLAAGELDWGVMGEIAIWWIVSPFIGFWVSLIIGRYFYAELNRRIAMERSEGPLFEIDRSGIVPTPGLSDTATVREAGGVVMVIVIGCLMAYSSGTSNIANAVAPLVGSGELEMNPAIIIGCLAVGIGTFTIARRTLETMGNELTELPLTAAIVTATVSATLVIFLSAIGIPASFVIIATMCIIGLGWGRATRPITVSEAVRGEESAPVSVGALSEDREGEELPPIGEEKEPERIPKASDLFDPATTARVVLMQNVVPAIATLGAYATFRFVPIFGI, from the coding sequence ATGATTTCGACGCTGCTTCTCATCGGCATTCTCGTCGCGATCTTCGTCGGATACAACATCGGCGGCGCGACGACCGGCCCCGCGTTCGGGCCGGCCGTCGGGGCCGACGCCATCTCGAAGACCATGGCCGGCGCGCTGATGACGATCTTCTTCTTCGTCGGGGCGTGGACGATCGGCCGGCGAGTCGTCGACACGCTCGGCCGGGACCTCGTGCACGACCCCGGCGTCTTCACGCTCGAGGCGAGCGTCGCCGTCCTCTTTTTCATCGGCGTCGCATTGTTCGTCGGGAACGTCTTCGGCGTCCCCGCGTCGACGTCGATGACGGCCGTCGGCTCGATCGCGGGGCTCGGTCTCGCGGCGGGCGAACTCGACTGGGGAGTCATGGGAGAAATCGCGATCTGGTGGATCGTCTCCCCATTCATCGGTTTCTGGGTCTCACTGATCATCGGCCGGTACTTCTACGCCGAACTCAATCGACGGATCGCGATGGAACGAAGCGAAGGGCCGCTGTTCGAGATCGACCGCTCCGGGATCGTTCCGACGCCAGGACTGAGCGATACCGCGACTGTTCGTGAAGCCGGTGGCGTGGTGATGGTGATCGTCATCGGCTGTCTGATGGCCTACAGCTCCGGTACGTCGAACATCGCGAACGCGGTCGCACCACTGGTCGGCAGCGGCGAACTCGAGATGAACCCCGCAATCATTATCGGCTGTCTCGCCGTCGGGATCGGCACGTTCACGATTGCACGCCGGACCCTCGAGACGATGGGGAACGAACTCACGGAACTCCCGCTGACGGCGGCGATCGTGACCGCGACGGTAAGCGCCACGCTTGTCATCTTCCTCTCGGCGATCGGCATCCCCGCGAGTTTCGTCATCATCGCGACGATGTGTATCATCGGGCTCGGCTGGGGCCGAGCGACGCGTCCGATCACCGTCTCCGAAGCAGTCCGCGGCGAGGAGTCGGCCCCAGTGTCGGTCGGCGCACTGTCCGAGGATCGAGAGGGCGAGGAACTCCCGCCGATCGGCGAAGAAAAAGAACCCGAGCGGATTCCGAAGGCGTCGGATCTGTTCGACCCGGCGACGACGGCCCGCGTCGTCCTCATGCAGAACGTCGTCCCGGCGATCGCGACGCTTGGCGCGTACGCAACGTTCCGGTTCGTCCCGATATTCGGGATCTGA
- the hisA gene encoding 1-(5-phosphoribosyl)-5-[(5-phosphoribosylamino)methylideneamino]imidazole-4-carboxamide isomerase: protein MDEDASEVGNDGFEVVPAVDVKDGEVVQLVQGERGTEKTYGDPVEAARKWVEAGAESLHLIDLDGAFEGERENGDAIDAVVDAVDVPTQLGGGIRTAEDAVELLERGVDRVILGTAAVENPEIVAEISEEYPDSVVVSLDAKDGEVVVEGWTEGVGISPVEAAERYEGLGAAAILFTNVDVEGKLEGVAAEPVRELVEATEIPVVASGGVATLEDVRALEDAGAAAVVVGSALYEGQFSLAEATDVVGS from the coding sequence ATGGACGAGGACGCAAGCGAAGTGGGCAACGACGGGTTCGAGGTCGTTCCGGCGGTCGACGTGAAAGACGGCGAGGTCGTCCAGTTGGTTCAGGGCGAGCGCGGCACCGAGAAGACCTACGGCGACCCGGTCGAGGCAGCCCGCAAGTGGGTCGAGGCCGGCGCGGAGTCGCTGCACCTGATCGATCTCGACGGCGCGTTCGAGGGCGAACGAGAGAACGGAGACGCGATCGACGCGGTCGTCGACGCCGTCGACGTCCCGACGCAACTGGGCGGCGGCATCCGGACTGCCGAGGACGCGGTCGAACTCCTCGAGCGCGGCGTCGATCGAGTCATTCTCGGCACTGCGGCGGTCGAGAATCCCGAGATTGTCGCCGAGATCAGCGAAGAATACCCGGACAGCGTCGTCGTCAGTCTCGATGCGAAAGACGGTGAGGTCGTCGTCGAGGGCTGGACCGAGGGTGTCGGCATCTCGCCGGTCGAGGCCGCCGAGCGATACGAGGGACTTGGTGCCGCGGCGATCCTCTTTACGAACGTCGACGTCGAGGGGAAACTCGAGGGCGTCGCGGCCGAACCGGTCCGTGAACTGGTCGAAGCGACCGAGATTCCGGTGGTCGCCAGCGGCGGCGTCGCGACTCTCGAAGACGTTCGGGCGCTCGAAGACGCTGGCGCGGCCGCCGTGGTCGTCGGAAGCGCGCTGTACGAAGGGCAGTTCTCGCTCGCGGAAGCGACCGACGTCGTCGGAAGCTGA
- a CDS encoding MFS transporter translates to MDSRDRDRVVLAAVVFAVLFSQLLLYPGIATLVSALGAEATTSPFAETALDASMWFLVAEFAAYVAFVGVWGAVSDVTGKRTPLIVAGAVAGATGYGLLALVPTIGSIPFEGVLLLRVFQGAMTIGALSLTMTMLMDLGGGNGRNMGAAGIAIGLGAALGAPVGGQLTEIHPLAPLVAATTLLLCVGALVTAVTDRAPTRRRSAGALLEGVRRQPTLSIPYAFGFVDRMTAGFFALVGTLYFQETFGLDAGTTGLLLACFFAPFALLQYPMGALSDRIGRTIPIVVGSICYGFGILAVGSAPTVVLAAVAMIAIGVLGALVSPTTMALVTDIADESERGLAMAGFNLAGSLGFLGGFLIGGTVAGSYGYDLAFLVVGGLEVAIAVVATPAFLRLSLGSSSEGRKRDVRP, encoded by the coding sequence GTGGACTCGAGAGATCGGGATCGAGTCGTCCTCGCGGCGGTCGTCTTCGCCGTTCTCTTCTCGCAGCTATTGCTCTATCCGGGAATCGCGACGCTCGTCTCGGCGCTGGGAGCCGAGGCGACGACTTCACCGTTTGCCGAGACAGCGCTGGACGCGAGCATGTGGTTTCTCGTCGCCGAGTTCGCAGCCTACGTCGCCTTCGTCGGCGTCTGGGGTGCTGTAAGCGATGTGACGGGGAAGCGGACGCCGTTGATCGTCGCCGGAGCCGTCGCTGGCGCGACAGGGTACGGTCTGCTCGCGCTCGTTCCCACGATCGGATCGATTCCCTTCGAGGGGGTGCTCTTGTTGCGAGTCTTTCAGGGCGCGATGACCATCGGCGCGCTCTCGCTGACGATGACCATGTTGATGGACCTCGGCGGCGGCAACGGCCGGAACATGGGTGCAGCCGGGATCGCAATCGGGCTCGGGGCCGCACTGGGTGCGCCGGTCGGCGGGCAGTTGACGGAAATACACCCGCTCGCGCCGCTGGTTGCCGCCACGACGCTGTTGCTCTGTGTCGGCGCGCTGGTCACGGCCGTCACGGATCGAGCACCGACTCGTCGTCGCAGCGCCGGAGCACTGCTCGAGGGCGTGCGTCGGCAGCCGACACTGTCGATTCCCTACGCGTTCGGGTTCGTCGATCGGATGACAGCCGGCTTCTTCGCGCTGGTCGGAACGCTGTACTTTCAGGAGACGTTTGGTCTCGACGCTGGAACGACGGGTCTCTTGCTCGCGTGTTTTTTCGCTCCGTTTGCCCTGTTGCAGTATCCCATGGGTGCGCTGTCGGATCGGATCGGTCGAACGATCCCGATCGTCGTCGGCTCGATCTGTTATGGATTCGGCATCCTCGCGGTCGGTTCCGCGCCGACGGTAGTGCTCGCGGCCGTCGCGATGATCGCCATCGGCGTGCTCGGAGCCCTGGTTTCGCCGACGACGATGGCGCTCGTGACCGACATCGCCGACGAAAGCGAGCGCGGACTCGCAATGGCCGGGTTCAACCTCGCCGGCAGCCTTGGGTTCCTCGGTGGCTTTCTGATCGGCGGGACCGTCGCCGGAAGCTACGGCTACGACCTCGCGTTCCTCGTCGTCGGCGGCCTCGAGGTTGCCATCGCGGTCGTAGCGACCCCGGCCTTCCTGCGGCTGTCGCTTGGCTCTTCGAGCGAGGGACGAAAACGAGACGTTCGGCCGTGA
- a CDS encoding twin-arginine translocation signal domain-containing protein — translation MTRDSPISRRTALKITGGAAATALVAGCNGNGENGEENGDDEEDGYEIEPGTTIELDAQTAGWEGLEPAEIEDDVNPTLILQEGEEYEIGWPVGDGGNHNIEIWNEDDEVVDGLQTEETTDDEPDDQFLEFTASEEMDAYVCAPHDVAMNGDLIIE, via the coding sequence ATGACACGAGATAGCCCGATTTCGCGCCGAACTGCGCTGAAGATTACTGGTGGGGCAGCCGCGACGGCACTCGTCGCTGGTTGTAACGGCAACGGCGAGAACGGCGAAGAAAACGGTGACGACGAAGAAGACGGATATGAGATCGAGCCCGGTACGACGATCGAACTCGACGCACAGACCGCCGGCTGGGAAGGCCTCGAGCCCGCAGAGATCGAAGACGACGTCAACCCGACGCTCATCCTCCAGGAAGGCGAGGAGTACGAGATCGGCTGGCCCGTCGGCGACGGTGGCAACCACAACATCGAGATCTGGAACGAAGACGACGAAGTCGTCGACGGCCTCCAGACCGAGGAAACGACCGACGACGAACCCGACGACCAGTTCCTCGAGTTCACGGCAAGCGAGGAGATGGACGCCTACGTCTGTGCTCCACACGACGTCGCGATGAACGGCGACCTCATCATCGAATAA
- a CDS encoding pyridoxal-phosphate-dependent aminotransferase family protein has protein sequence MTEKREYKDEYPDKTLYIPGPTEVREDVVEAMCERPFGHRMGRMTDLYTTIVEDTKEFLGTDNEVVILTGSGTAFMESAILNLVDENVLCTTCGSFSERQANVARRLGKNVDTLEYEWGKAVKPEDVREYLKESDTDYDVVTCVMNESSTGVRNPVAEIGDVVAEYEDTYFVVDAVSALGGDYVDVDDHNIDVVFTSVQKAFAMPPGLAVCVVSDEAYERELESESASWYGGFQRTIDYYERKGQTHSTPAIPVMLAYRKQMKHMLEEGHDARDQRHREMAEYTREWARKHFELFPEEGYESQTVSCIENTYGIDVAETIDTVSEEYDMVFSNGYGSTLGEKTFRIGHMGEHDRESIEALTDAIEDVAEL, from the coding sequence GTGACCGAGAAACGCGAATACAAAGACGAGTATCCCGACAAGACGCTGTACATTCCCGGCCCGACCGAGGTGCGTGAGGATGTCGTCGAGGCAATGTGTGAACGGCCCTTCGGTCACCGGATGGGCCGGATGACCGATCTCTACACGACCATCGTCGAGGACACGAAAGAGTTCCTCGGAACCGACAACGAGGTCGTGATCCTCACTGGCTCCGGCACCGCGTTCATGGAGAGCGCAATCCTCAATCTCGTCGACGAGAACGTCCTCTGTACGACCTGCGGGAGCTTCAGTGAGCGCCAAGCCAACGTCGCCAGACGCCTCGGCAAGAACGTCGACACGCTCGAGTACGAGTGGGGGAAGGCAGTCAAGCCCGAGGACGTCCGCGAGTACTTGAAGGAAAGCGACACCGACTACGACGTCGTCACCTGCGTGATGAACGAGAGTTCGACCGGCGTCCGAAACCCCGTAGCGGAAATCGGCGACGTCGTCGCCGAATACGAAGACACGTACTTCGTCGTCGACGCCGTCTCGGCACTGGGTGGGGATTACGTCGACGTCGACGACCACAACATCGACGTCGTTTTCACCTCGGTCCAGAAGGCCTTCGCGATGCCACCCGGCCTCGCCGTCTGTGTCGTCAGCGACGAGGCCTACGAGCGCGAACTCGAGTCCGAGTCGGCGTCGTGGTACGGCGGCTTCCAGCGGACTATCGACTACTACGAGCGGAAGGGCCAGACACACTCCACGCCGGCGATTCCGGTCATGCTCGCCTACCGCAAACAGATGAAACACATGCTCGAGGAAGGCCACGACGCCCGCGACCAGCGTCACCGGGAGATGGCCGAATATACCCGCGAGTGGGCTCGCAAGCACTTCGAGCTGTTCCCCGAAGAGGGATACGAGTCCCAGACGGTAAGCTGTATCGAGAACACGTACGGGATCGACGTCGCGGAAACCATCGACACCGTCTCCGAAGAGTACGACATGGTCTTCTCGAACGGGTACGGTTCCACACTCGGTGAAAAGACGTTCCGAATCGGACACATGGGCGAGCACGATCGCGAGTCGATCGAAGCACTGACCGACGCCATCGAAGACGTCGCGGAACTGTAG
- the eif1A gene encoding translation initiation factor eIF-1A yields the protein MSEDGDGGRKNLRMPEDDEVFATVTDMLGANRVKVRCADGTERTARIPGKMQKRIWIREDDVVLVEPWDWQDEKADITWRYEKSEADQLRQEGHIQ from the coding sequence ATGAGCGAAGACGGAGATGGCGGTCGGAAGAACCTCCGGATGCCCGAGGACGACGAGGTCTTCGCGACCGTCACCGACATGCTCGGGGCGAATCGGGTCAAAGTACGGTGTGCGGACGGGACGGAACGTACCGCCCGCATTCCTGGCAAGATGCAAAAGCGCATCTGGATCCGTGAAGACGATGTCGTTCTCGTCGAACCCTGGGACTGGCAGGACGAAAAGGCAGACATCACCTGGCGCTACGAGAAAAGCGAAGCCGACCAACTCCGGCAAGAAGGCCACATTCAGTAG
- a CDS encoding DUF7470 family protein, translated as MLDKLGPLGIVGILALLAGIGLVAYENLVIAGGIALVLAGLGLVVKSLVSSVLQSFGML; from the coding sequence ATGTTGGACAAACTCGGCCCGCTCGGGATCGTCGGTATCCTGGCGTTGCTTGCCGGTATCGGACTCGTCGCGTACGAAAACCTCGTGATCGCGGGCGGCATCGCGCTCGTGCTCGCCGGACTCGGACTGGTCGTCAAGTCACTGGTCTCGAGTGTGCTCCAGAGCTTCGGGATGCTGTAG
- a CDS encoding DUF460 domain-containing protein translates to MSTRTSALDAVVYGVDIQSGDVRGDAPSYALVRYDGDDVARDVVSHRKLRRLIDDEGPAIVATDNMYELAADKDELIHFLGTLPAGTKLVQVTGDQQPEPLSRVAKRHGIPYGKEPMEEAEAAARLAAHNVGYEVSAFTDTTTVKVSRGRSTGSGGWSEDRFTRRIHGSVKKRAREVESELEDATLEYEKDVREAYGGFANAIFTVEARPQDIPVSRNRSGDIRVEIERERRDGIEFRPLAKRRDHVLVGIDPGTTTAVAIVDLEGEVLDVWSSRTSDTAEVIEWIVERGRPIVVAADVTPMPETVEKFRRSFDAAGWTPETDLPVDEKQHRTRNHQYENDHQRDAMAAALYAVDAHEDQFDRIAKKLPPGIDRGEVTARVVAGEESVEAVLAELEDEGDGDEETTTHEPRELTAEEQRIKELEKQVERLQSHVTTLEDRLAEKDDRIDELEVELDETRRKERREVRRNREVTRYRRKAERLEYERDEAREKVDELEQKVDRMKALWKLDHSNFSDVSAEKEGLVPVKVVEKFTKGAIREADDQYGLAPGDVIYLRDASGAGRSTAELLAGFEPRVILKEGGLSDVADEILFEAEIPIGPAGDVAMQEVDELAVAREDDVEAVIDDWHDRAEERRRDRKAAMVDQLISEHRAGDDEV, encoded by the coding sequence GTGAGTACGCGAACGAGTGCGCTCGACGCAGTCGTCTACGGTGTCGACATCCAGAGCGGTGACGTACGCGGTGACGCACCGTCGTACGCACTGGTCAGGTACGACGGCGACGATGTCGCCCGGGACGTCGTCTCCCACCGGAAACTCAGACGGCTGATCGACGACGAGGGGCCGGCGATCGTCGCGACGGACAATATGTACGAGCTGGCGGCCGACAAGGACGAACTGATCCACTTCCTGGGGACGCTGCCCGCGGGCACGAAACTCGTTCAGGTGACGGGCGACCAACAACCCGAGCCGCTCTCTCGCGTCGCGAAACGCCACGGCATCCCCTACGGGAAAGAGCCGATGGAAGAGGCCGAGGCCGCCGCTCGCCTTGCGGCCCACAACGTCGGCTACGAGGTCTCGGCTTTCACCGACACCACGACGGTCAAGGTCTCTCGGGGGCGCTCGACCGGTAGCGGCGGCTGGAGCGAGGACCGCTTCACCCGGCGCATCCACGGCTCCGTGAAAAAGCGGGCCCGGGAGGTCGAGTCCGAACTCGAGGACGCCACCCTCGAGTACGAGAAAGACGTTCGTGAGGCCTACGGCGGGTTCGCCAACGCGATCTTTACCGTCGAGGCGCGGCCCCAGGACATTCCCGTCTCGCGCAATCGGTCGGGCGACATTCGCGTCGAGATCGAACGCGAACGCCGCGACGGCATCGAGTTCCGTCCGCTCGCGAAGCGCCGCGATCACGTCCTCGTCGGTATCGATCCGGGAACGACGACCGCCGTCGCCATCGTCGATCTCGAGGGGGAGGTGTTAGACGTCTGGAGCTCTCGCACCAGCGACACCGCCGAAGTGATCGAGTGGATCGTCGAGCGGGGGCGACCGATCGTCGTCGCTGCCGACGTGACGCCGATGCCCGAAACGGTCGAGAAGTTTCGGCGGAGCTTCGACGCAGCCGGTTGGACGCCGGAGACGGATCTGCCCGTCGACGAGAAACAACACCGAACCCGCAACCACCAGTACGAGAACGACCACCAGCGCGACGCCATGGCGGCGGCTCTCTACGCCGTCGACGCTCACGAGGACCAGTTCGATCGCATCGCGAAGAAACTTCCGCCGGGGATCGATCGCGGCGAGGTCACCGCCCGCGTCGTCGCCGGCGAGGAGAGCGTCGAGGCCGTCCTCGCAGAGTTGGAAGACGAGGGCGACGGTGACGAGGAGACGACGACCCACGAACCCCGTGAACTCACCGCCGAGGAACAGCGGATCAAGGAACTCGAGAAGCAGGTCGAGCGCCTCCAGTCACACGTCACTACCCTGGAAGACCGACTCGCAGAGAAAGACGACCGTATCGACGAACTCGAGGTCGAACTGGACGAGACGCGCCGGAAAGAGCGCAGAGAAGTCCGACGGAACCGGGAGGTGACCCGCTACCGTCGCAAGGCGGAACGACTCGAGTACGAACGCGACGAAGCCCGGGAGAAGGTCGACGAACTCGAGCAGAAAGTCGACCGGATGAAGGCACTCTGGAAGCTGGATCACTCGAACTTCAGCGACGTCTCCGCGGAGAAAGAGGGACTGGTGCCGGTCAAAGTCGTCGAGAAGTTCACCAAGGGTGCGATCCGGGAAGCCGACGACCAGTACGGTCTCGCACCTGGAGACGTGATCTACCTACGCGACGCCAGCGGTGCCGGTCGCTCGACCGCGGAGTTGCTCGCGGGGTTCGAACCTCGCGTAATCCTGAAAGAAGGTGGCCTCTCCGACGTTGCCGACGAGATCCTCTTCGAGGCCGAGATCCCGATCGGACCGGCCGGCGACGTAGCGATGCAAGAGGTCGACGAACTCGCCGTCGCCCGCGAGGACGACGTCGAGGCGGTGATCGACGACTGGCACGACCGAGCCGAAGAACGGCGGCGCGATCGGAAGGCAGCGATGGTCGACCAACTCATCAGCGAGCATCGAGCGGGCGACGACGAAGTGTAG
- a CDS encoding universal stress protein, which translates to MTVLVAYDGSMPAQKAVDRAFEEYADEEIVLLRVVEAAGGSTSAGINLAQEAIKSEREEASSDLEEHLDDLEGTEDVEYRAEIVVGDPAREVVEFAEDEDNDVEHILVGSHGRSGVSRILLGSVAETVVRRAPAPVTVVR; encoded by the coding sequence ATGACCGTTCTCGTAGCCTACGACGGGTCGATGCCCGCCCAGAAGGCAGTCGATCGTGCATTCGAGGAGTACGCCGACGAGGAGATCGTTCTGCTGCGCGTCGTCGAGGCCGCGGGTGGGTCGACCAGTGCCGGCATCAATCTCGCACAGGAGGCGATCAAAAGCGAGCGCGAGGAGGCCTCGAGCGACCTCGAGGAACACCTCGACGACCTCGAGGGAACCGAAGACGTGGAGTACCGAGCTGAGATCGTCGTCGGTGATCCGGCCCGCGAGGTCGTTGAGTTCGCCGAAGACGAGGACAACGATGTCGAGCACATTCTGGTCGGCAGCCACGGCCGGTCGGGTGTCTCCCGGATCTTACTCGGGAGCGTCGCCGAAACGGTGGTCCGTCGGGCACCGGCCCCGGTCACCGTCGTTCGCTGA
- a CDS encoding SDR family oxidoreductase, with the protein MPPMLTDDVAVVTGGSSGNGRAIARRFAAEGADVVIADLQEDPREGGTPTHELIEAETDADTTFVECDVSSVTDLENAVEAAEAFGGITVMVNNAGIFHGEEFLEVDEAAFDRMMDVNVKGVYFGAQAAAKRMVEGEREGGTIVNLSSVAGLEGSGDFVTYCGTKGAVRLLTYAMAGRLGTEGIRVNAIHPGLIETKMTTDDYAIIGTDVEEGFLEAIPAGRAGQPEDVADAAVYLASDRSEYVTGESLIVDGGMTNTQ; encoded by the coding sequence ATGCCCCCAATGCTCACTGACGATGTCGCAGTAGTGACCGGTGGCTCGAGCGGCAACGGACGGGCGATCGCCCGCCGGTTCGCGGCCGAGGGAGCCGACGTGGTGATCGCGGACCTGCAGGAAGACCCCCGTGAGGGCGGGACACCGACACACGAACTGATCGAAGCAGAGACCGACGCCGACACGACGTTCGTCGAGTGTGATGTCTCGAGCGTGACAGACCTCGAGAACGCCGTCGAGGCGGCCGAGGCGTTCGGCGGTATTACCGTGATGGTGAACAACGCCGGCATCTTCCACGGCGAGGAGTTTCTCGAGGTCGACGAGGCGGCGTTCGACCGGATGATGGACGTCAACGTCAAGGGCGTCTACTTCGGCGCGCAGGCGGCGGCAAAGCGGATGGTCGAGGGCGAAAGAGAGGGCGGCACCATCGTCAACCTCTCGTCGGTCGCCGGACTCGAGGGATCGGGCGATTTCGTCACCTACTGTGGAACGAAAGGCGCAGTTCGCCTCCTCACGTACGCGATGGCCGGGAGACTCGGCACCGAGGGAATCCGCGTGAACGCGATCCATCCCGGACTGATCGAGACGAAGATGACGACCGACGACTACGCGATCATTGGGACCGACGTCGAAGAAGGGTTCCTCGAGGCGATCCCGGCCGGTCGTGCCGGGCAACCGGAAGATGTCGCCGACGCAGCGGTATACCTCGCGAGCGACCGCTCGGAATACGTCACCGGCGAGTCGCTGATCGTCGACGGCGGAATGACGAACACGCAGTAA
- the cysE gene encoding serine O-acetyltransferase yields MLGRFCEDVRTMCDRDPAARGCLEVVLCYPGVHAVWGHRIAHRLWNAGLYLFARLFSQLVRWLTGVEIHPGATIGRRVTIDHGMGVVIGETADIGDDVHMYHGVTLGGDTSEPVKRHPTVEDGAKIGANATLLGDITIGEGAAVGAGSVVTDDVEPEATVAGSPARRIDD; encoded by the coding sequence ATGCTCGGACGGTTCTGTGAAGACGTGCGGACGATGTGTGATCGGGACCCGGCCGCGAGAGGTTGTCTCGAGGTCGTTCTCTGTTACCCGGGCGTTCATGCCGTCTGGGGGCACAGAATCGCCCATCGGCTCTGGAACGCCGGGCTTTACCTGTTTGCGAGACTGTTCTCTCAGTTGGTACGGTGGCTGACTGGCGTCGAGATTCATCCCGGCGCGACGATCGGACGCCGGGTAACGATCGACCACGGGATGGGAGTCGTCATCGGCGAGACGGCCGATATCGGCGACGACGTCCACATGTATCACGGCGTCACGCTCGGTGGCGACACGAGCGAGCCGGTCAAACGGCACCCGACAGTCGAGGACGGTGCGAAAATCGGCGCGAACGCGACGCTTCTGGGAGACATCACCATCGGCGAGGGTGCTGCCGTTGGCGCTGGGTCGGTCGTCACGGACGACGTCGAACCGGAAGCGACCGTTGCGGGTTCGCCAGCCCGACGGATCGACGACTGA
- a CDS encoding metallophosphoesterase family protein — protein MKVGLISDVHSNRIALEAVLEDMPPVDELACAGDVVGYNPWPADCVDELRERGVATVMGNHDAAVATETPFRFNGIAQAGVEHAEGELSTEQLEWLADLPKERLECDGRLKIVHGHPDDPDRYSRYTYPEEFSPRMLDDEDVLVLGHTHVQGVEKFAEGIVLNPGSVGQPRDGDPRAGYAVIDLDAMTVETHRVEYDIETVQETVQEVGLPERIGRRLERGT, from the coding sequence GTGAAGGTCGGACTCATCTCGGACGTCCACAGCAACCGGATCGCCCTCGAGGCCGTCCTCGAGGACATGCCGCCGGTCGACGAACTCGCCTGCGCGGGCGACGTCGTCGGCTACAACCCCTGGCCGGCAGATTGCGTCGACGAACTACGCGAGCGCGGGGTAGCGACGGTGATGGGCAACCACGACGCAGCAGTCGCCACGGAGACACCGTTCCGGTTCAACGGGATCGCACAGGCGGGCGTCGAACACGCCGAGGGAGAACTCTCCACGGAGCAACTCGAGTGGCTCGCAGACCTCCCGAAAGAGCGCCTCGAGTGCGACGGTCGGCTGAAGATCGTTCACGGTCACCCCGATGATCCGGACCGGTACAGCCGGTACACCTACCCAGAGGAGTTCTCGCCGCGCATGCTCGACGACGAGGACGTGCTCGTCCTCGGTCACACACACGTCCAGGGCGTCGAGAAGTTCGCTGAGGGGATCGTCCTCAATCCTGGTAGCGTCGGCCAGCCACGCGACGGCGACCCGCGGGCGGGCTATGCAGTGATCGACCTCGACGCAATGACGGTCGAAACCCACCGCGTCGAATACGATATCGAGACAGTCCAAGAGACGGTCCAGGAGGTCGGCCTTCCCGAGCGAATCGGCCGGCGACTCGAGCGTGGAACGTAA
- a CDS encoding IMP cyclohydrolase encodes MYVGRFVVVGPEVGAYRVSSRSFPNREITARDEALTVGPTDDAPETDNPYVSYNCLRVVETPTGETAAFGNGSHVDPIAEKLELGYPARDALAESLLALDYEKDDYDTPRIAATIDDSGAALVGTVRKDALLVETVAEPTLVATYEKDSPEAFEFDAERAEEAAREAYGLELEHEVCAAGVALTDNGFETAIENGN; translated from the coding sequence ATGTACGTCGGACGATTCGTCGTCGTCGGCCCCGAGGTCGGTGCCTACCGCGTCTCCTCGAGATCGTTCCCGAACCGCGAGATTACCGCTCGAGACGAAGCGCTCACCGTCGGTCCTACCGACGATGCGCCGGAGACTGACAACCCCTACGTCTCCTACAACTGCCTGCGGGTCGTCGAGACGCCGACCGGCGAGACCGCCGCGTTCGGCAACGGATCACACGTCGATCCGATCGCGGAGAAACTCGAGTTGGGCTACCCGGCTCGAGACGCGCTCGCGGAGAGTCTCCTCGCGCTGGATTACGAGAAAGACGACTACGACACGCCACGCATCGCCGCGACGATCGACGACAGCGGCGCGGCGCTGGTCGGAACGGTCCGCAAGGACGCACTGCTGGTCGAGACCGTCGCGGAGCCGACGCTGGTCGCGACCTACGAGAAAGACTCCCCCGAGGCGTTCGAGTTCGACGCCGAACGTGCGGAGGAGGCAGCACGGGAGGCGTACGGCCTCGAACTCGAACACGAGGTCTGTGCCGCAGGCGTGGCGCTGACCGACAACGGGTTCGAGACGGCGATCGAGAACGGCAACTGA